In Fusarium falciforme chromosome 9, complete sequence, the following are encoded in one genomic region:
- a CDS encoding PfkB domain-containing protein, producing the protein MADQAKKHLIVVGACYLDTILRNAPPTVVPFFPSEDSKLRATSLSIRRGGNCPNSLEVLEQLFVDHDALQLHLVSPLPNASSSATRRIISSFGPESNINFHHCIYRDASTEAASSYIIRSEESGSRTLVNYNDLPEMTRDEFEPIARSFDPDQETWWHFEGRIPDTTLKCIRLLRNVLPSAQISVEVEKPGREGLSELAAEADVVFYSRSWAESRGHQSPEACLRAEGHRKAYVESEIVSLALWRSQRRHIRGRHKSTVAGTATTDHCPRYSAVGAGDTFIAGMLYGLLCHPGDWSTGEKLGFAVRLATLKVQREGFAGLGADMLGTWMRSSARLVSSAA; encoded by the exons ATGGCCGACCAAGCCAAGAAGCACTTGATCGTCGTAGGAGCCTGCTACTTGGACACGATCCTCAGGAACGCACCACCAACCGT TGTCCCCTTCTTCCCGTCCGAAGACTCCAAGCTGCGCGCCACCAGCCTCAGCATCCGACGTGGGGGCAACTGCCCAAATTcccttgaggtccttgagcAGTTGTTCGTTGACCATGATGCCCTCCAGCTGCATCTAGTGTCACCCCTACCCAATGCCTCGTCATCTGCAACACGACGCATCATCTCGTCCTTTGGTCCAGAGTCCAACATCAACTTCCACCACTGCATCTACCGTGATGCCAGTACCGAGGCGGCTAGCAGTTATATCATCCGCAGCGAGGAGTCAGGTAGCCGTACCCTTGTCAACTATAATGACCTACCAGAGATGACCCGGGACGAGTTTGAGCCCATCGCGCGGAGCTTCGATCCGGACCAGGAGACGTGGTGGCACTTTGAG GGCCGAATCCCTGACACGACTCTGAAGTGCATCCGTCTCCTGCGTAACGTGCTACCAAGCGCGCAGATAAGTGTCGAGGTAGAGAAGCCGGGCCGCGAAGGTTTGTCGGAGCTGGCGGCCGAGGCAGACGTCGTCTTTTACTCGCGGAGCTGGGCCGAG AGTCGAGGACACCAGTCCCCGGAGGCCTGCCTGAGAGCTGAGGGACACCGCAAGGCGTACGTGGAATCCGAGATTGT GTCGCTGGCACTGT GGCGAAGCCAGAGGAGACATATCCGTGGTCGA CACAAGAGCACAGTAGCGGGAACTGCAACAACTGACCATTGCCCGAGATATAGTGCGGTGGGAGCCGGGGACACCTTCATAGCTGGAATGCTGTACGGGCTGCTATGCCACCCCGGCGACTGGAGCACCGGGGAGAAGCTGGGTTTCGCCGTCCGACTGGCCACACTGAAAGTGCAGCGGGAGGGGTTCGCTGGGCTCGGGGCAGACATGCTGGGGACTTGGATGCGGTCGAGTGCCAGATTGGTCTCCTCTGCCGCCTAG
- a CDS encoding EXPERA domain-containing protein: MAAEAPSAESWTSSLPPDLFDQTTIISLLSTLAIVAAAYLASLRFLPSSSTGTLRFLFIWHLADALCHFLLEGSFLYHCFFSHEQISESTAGYFPTPAGFLGYSDRVYGAQSGGSNPFAQLWMVYAKADKRWAGVDLGVVSLELLTVFFDGPLAVYICYCLAKRDPKVSIWMIILATCELYGGFMTFCPEWLIGNLNLDTSNFMYLWVYLVFFNTLWVWIPLWVIWYSAKDISNALSVRQSKKSL; the protein is encoded by the exons ATGGCCGCAGAAGCTCCCTCCGCCGAGTCGTGGACCTCGTCCCTCCCACCCGACCTCTTCGACCAGACGACAatcatctccctcctctcGACTCTCGCCATCGTCGCAGCCGCCTACCTCGCGTCCCTACGCTTCCTCCCCTCGTCATCCACAGGAACCCTCCggttcctcttcatctggcACCTCGCCGACGCGCTATGCCACTTCCTCCTCGAGGGCAGCTTCCTCTACCACTGCTTCTTCTCGCACGAGCAGATCTCCGAGTCGACGGCCGGATACTTCCCCACGCCTGCTGGGTTCTTGGGTTACAGCGATCGCGTGTATGGCGCGCAGTCTGGAGGCAGCAATCCGTTTGCGCAGCTGTGGATGGTGTATGCCAAGGCGGATAAGCGATGGGCGGGTGTTGACTTGGGCGTCGTGAGCTTGGAGTTGCTGACGGTGTTTTTCGATGGACCGTTGGCTGTGTATATTTGTTATTGCCTTGCCAAGCGGGATCCCAAGGTCAGCATCTGGATGATCATCCTAGCGACCTGCGAGCTGTATGGAG GCTTCATGACCTTCTGCCCCGAGTGGCTCATTGGTAACCTAAACCTCGACACGAGCAACTTCATGTACCTCTGGGTGTATCTTGTCTTCTTCAACACGCTCTGGGTGTGGATCCCTCTCTGGGTCATCTGGTACTCGGCAAAGGACATCTCCAACGCGCTGAGTGTGCGACAGAGCAAGAAGAGCCTGTGA